Proteins encoded within one genomic window of Hahella chejuensis KCTC 2396:
- a CDS encoding substrate-binding periplasmic protein, whose protein sequence is MKALIVSVVLCLITSFAQAEKITLANGEWAPYLSENLKHHGFMSRIVKDAFAEEGIEVDYVFLPWKRGYEDAKEGKFEGTLIWGYNDERAKDFHYSDTVATLGTSLFYNKDNPIDWSAPEDLAKYKVGGIIGYAYGIEEQEKQGVVKIDRIGNEEGNYKKLAAGRLDIVLEDTEVGIESIARFGFADKLVPHPQTLEPRKYSVLISKKTPNAQHLLDAFNRGLKKVIEDGRYERYLQESRKGEYK, encoded by the coding sequence ATGAAAGCGTTAATTGTCAGTGTTGTTTTGTGTCTAATCACTTCCTTTGCTCAGGCGGAGAAGATTACCCTGGCGAACGGTGAATGGGCGCCTTATCTGTCTGAGAATTTGAAGCATCACGGATTCATGTCCCGGATCGTCAAGGATGCATTTGCAGAGGAAGGCATCGAGGTGGATTATGTATTTCTCCCCTGGAAGCGTGGTTATGAGGACGCCAAAGAAGGCAAATTCGAGGGGACGCTGATCTGGGGTTATAACGACGAACGCGCCAAGGATTTCCATTACTCCGATACAGTGGCGACGCTGGGCACATCTTTGTTTTACAACAAAGACAACCCCATCGACTGGAGTGCGCCGGAAGATCTGGCCAAGTATAAAGTCGGCGGCATTATCGGCTACGCCTATGGGATTGAAGAGCAGGAAAAACAGGGCGTGGTCAAAATCGACCGCATCGGTAACGAAGAGGGAAACTACAAGAAGCTCGCCGCCGGACGTCTGGACATCGTGCTGGAGGACACTGAAGTCGGCATAGAAAGCATTGCCCGTTTCGGCTTTGCGGACAAACTGGTTCCTCATCCCCAAACGCTGGAGCCACGCAAATACTCTGTTCTCATCAGTAAAAAAACGCCCAATGCTCAGCACCTGCTTGACGCCTTTAACCGGGGCTTGAAGAAAGTAATCGAGGACGGTCGTTACGAGCGTTATCTGCAGGAGTCACGCAAAGGGGAATACAAATAG
- a CDS encoding ankyrin repeat domain-containing protein yields MDLNKALITAAVMEDLDGLKQLLQDNPGLDVDTRSPFAATERNTPLIIAAGNGDAAMLTFLQAQGADINIQGKNGATALAMAVEWRRSDIFERLLETGADVDLAMDDGTTPLMKAAAYGLPDLAKQLLQHGAKANHSRSDGWTPLMLASHSGNEEVATLLLAHGAEADHQESNGRTPLMAACFKGHIRIVEVLLAHGANSGLQDAGGATALSEASERGHQAIVALLQTSGAAGPLKPSFLEVAREKEKRHYADLSKDAQQAFENLLKWLTAKAKTWAKKVDASQLDAVNDDSVENIWLYYLADKLYEKVAALDDAVQQELIVYARALDAVDHGDGMLSSYLKTVFMDMLKALVAPQRYASLYL; encoded by the coding sequence GTGGATCTGAATAAAGCATTGATAACAGCTGCGGTCATGGAAGACCTGGACGGCTTGAAGCAACTTCTGCAAGACAATCCCGGGCTCGACGTGGATACGCGCAGCCCATTCGCAGCAACAGAACGCAATACGCCGTTGATTATCGCCGCCGGCAACGGGGATGCAGCAATGCTCACGTTTCTACAGGCCCAAGGCGCCGATATAAATATCCAGGGTAAGAACGGCGCCACGGCGCTAGCCATGGCGGTGGAGTGGCGGCGCTCGGATATTTTCGAACGTTTATTGGAGACAGGGGCCGACGTCGATCTCGCCATGGACGATGGAACCACTCCCCTGATGAAAGCCGCCGCTTATGGCCTGCCGGATTTGGCGAAGCAACTGTTACAACACGGAGCCAAAGCCAATCACAGCAGAAGTGACGGTTGGACGCCGCTCATGCTGGCGTCTCATTCCGGTAACGAGGAAGTGGCTACGCTACTGCTGGCGCACGGCGCAGAGGCTGACCATCAGGAAAGCAACGGGCGCACGCCGTTGATGGCGGCGTGCTTCAAAGGCCATATCCGCATCGTGGAAGTGTTGCTCGCCCATGGCGCAAACTCCGGGCTACAGGACGCCGGGGGCGCCACAGCGTTATCAGAAGCGTCAGAACGGGGCCATCAGGCGATCGTCGCGTTATTGCAAACATCAGGCGCCGCCGGGCCCCTCAAGCCTTCTTTCCTGGAAGTGGCCAGGGAGAAAGAGAAACGCCACTACGCAGACCTCTCCAAAGACGCCCAGCAAGCGTTTGAAAACCTGTTGAAATGGCTGACCGCGAAAGCGAAAACCTGGGCGAAGAAGGTCGACGCGTCACAACTTGATGCCGTTAACGACGACAGCGTCGAGAATATCTGGCTTTATTACCTAGCGGATAAACTGTACGAAAAGGTCGCCGCCCTGGACGACGCAGTGCAACAGGAGTTGATCGTCTACGCCCGCGCCCTTGACGCCGTCGATCACGGTGACGGGATGCTTTCTTCTTACCTGAAGACCGTATTCATGGATATGCTCAAGGCTTTAGTCGCGCCGCAGCGGTACGCCAGTCTGTATCTATAG
- the fbp gene encoding class 1 fructose-bisphosphatase — MEIIKTLGEFIIDRQKDYPDASGELTSLFSSIRLAAKILHREINKAGLADITGAAGDENVQGEQQQKLDVYANERFKNALAQRGVVCGIASEEEEQFVRFEETKNLGGKYVVLIDPLDGSSNIDVNVSVGTIFSVYRRVSPEGEHVTEEDFLQPGHKQIAAGYIIYGSSTMLVYTTGNGVNGFTYDPTIGVFCLSHPNLRIPEDGTIYSINEGNYIHFPEGVKKYIKFCQEEDDATQRPYTSRYIGSLVSDFHRNLIKGGIYLYPTSSRYPEGKLRLLYECNPMAFLIEQAGGKAIANPGQRILDIEPTKLHQRCPLFVGSPKMVDKLEQFISELG; from the coding sequence ATGGAAATAATTAAGACCCTGGGCGAGTTCATCATCGATCGGCAGAAAGACTACCCGGACGCCAGCGGCGAGCTGACCTCGCTGTTTTCCTCCATCCGTCTGGCGGCGAAGATTCTGCACCGTGAAATCAACAAAGCGGGTCTGGCCGATATCACCGGCGCCGCGGGCGACGAAAACGTGCAGGGCGAGCAGCAGCAGAAACTGGACGTGTACGCCAACGAGCGCTTCAAGAATGCGCTGGCGCAACGCGGCGTGGTATGCGGCATCGCGTCTGAGGAAGAAGAACAGTTTGTCCGCTTTGAAGAAACCAAGAACCTGGGCGGCAAATACGTGGTGCTGATCGATCCGCTGGACGGCTCCTCCAACATCGACGTCAACGTTTCCGTGGGCACCATCTTCTCGGTATACCGCCGAGTGTCTCCGGAAGGGGAGCATGTGACGGAAGAGGATTTCCTGCAGCCCGGCCACAAGCAGATCGCCGCCGGCTATATCATCTACGGTTCCTCCACCATGTTGGTGTACACCACCGGCAATGGCGTTAACGGTTTCACCTACGATCCGACTATCGGCGTATTCTGTCTCTCGCACCCGAATCTGCGCATTCCGGAAGACGGCACCATTTATTCCATTAACGAAGGCAATTACATTCACTTCCCGGAAGGAGTGAAGAAGTACATCAAATTCTGTCAGGAAGAAGACGACGCCACGCAGCGCCCTTACACTTCGCGTTATATCGGCTCTCTGGTGTCCGACTTCCATCGCAACCTGATCAAGGGCGGTATTTATCTGTATCCGACCTCCAGCCGCTATCCTGAAGGTAAGTTGCGTCTGCTGTACGAATGCAACCCCATGGCGTTCCTGATCGAACAGGCTGGCGGCAAGGCCATCGCCAATCCGGGCCAGCGCATTCTGGATATCGAACCGACAAAACTGCATCAGCGTTGCCCGCTGTTCGTCGGCTCGCCGAAGATGGTGGACAAACTGGAGCAGTTCATTAGCGAACTGGGCTGA